A single Lolium perenne isolate Kyuss_39 chromosome 6, Kyuss_2.0, whole genome shotgun sequence DNA region contains:
- the LOC127307742 gene encoding allene oxide synthase 4: protein MTSKKASSSGADEAETKLSPSGFPVKEVPGSYGVPFFSPLKDRLQYYYLQGAEEYFRSRIASNGGATVLRVNMPPGPFITRDSGVVALLDARSFAVLLDDAKVDKTDTLDGTYVPSLKLFGGYRPLAFLDAADPRHAAIKGVVMRLAVARMHQVAPTFKISFGAMFDAVDAGIGSGPVQFNKLNEVHMFDFTCSALFGGKTPSEAMGDGAVTKAIKWLLLQLHPIASKVIKPWPIEDLLLHTFRLPAFLVRGDYAALTAYFAEAAGAVLDDAELAKTGISREELLHNLVFMALFNAYGGFKIFLPHVVKWLARAGPALHASLAEEVRAACPDGGEITVSAVDRMPLVKSVVWEALRMNPPVEFQYGRARQDLVVESHDAAYQVRKGEMLFGYQPMATRDERVFKDAGEFVPERFVDGGEQAKLLGNVVWSNGPEDGVAAEGNKQCPGKDMVVAVGRLMVAQLFRRYDTFAATVEDLPLEPIVTFTSLTKAAPLTE from the coding sequence ATGACGTCGAAGAAGGCAAGCAGCTCCGGCGCCGATGAAGCGGAGACGAAGCTGTCGCCGTCGGGGTTCCCCGTGAAGGAGGTCCCTGGCAGCTACGGCGTACCCTTCTTCTCGCCGTTGAAGGACCGGCTGCAGTACTACTACTTGCAGGGCGCGGAGGAGTACTTCCGGTCCCGCATCGCCAGCAacggcggcgccaccgtgctGCGCGTGAACATGCCCCCCGGCCCGTTCATCACGCGCGACTCCGGGGTGGTGGCCCTCCTGGACGCGCGCAGCTTCGCCGTGCTCCTCGACGACGCCAAGGTCGACAAGACCGACACGCTGGACGGCACCTACGTGCCCTCCCTCAAACTCTTCGGCGGCTACCGCCCGCTGGCATTCCTCGACGCCGCCGACCCGCGCCACGCGGCGATCAAGGGCGTGGTGATGCGCCTCGCCGTGGCGCGGATGCACCAGGTCGCGCCGACGTTCAAGATCTCCTTCGGCGCCATGTTCGACGCCGTGGACGCCGGCATAGGCTCCGGCCCCGTCCAGTTCAACAAGCTGAACGAGGTTCACATGTTCGACTTCACCTGCTCCGCGCTGTTCGGTGGCAAGACGCCGAGCGAGGCGATGGGCGACGGCGCCGTGACGAAGGCCATTAAGTGGCTGCTGCTGCAGCTGCACCCGATCGCCAGCAAGGTGATCAAGCCGTGGCCTATCGAGGACCTCCTCCTCCACACCTTCCGCCTGCCGGCCTTCCTCGTCCGCGGCGACTACGCCGCGCTCACGGCGTACTTCGCCGAGGCCGCCGGCGCCGTGCTGGACGACGCCGAGCTGGCAAAGACCGGCATCTCGCGCGAGGAGCTCCTCCACAACCTGGTATTCATGGCCCTGTTCAACGCCTACGGCGGGTTCAAGATCTTCCTACCGCACGTGGTCAAGTGGCTTGCCCGCGCCGGGCCTGCCCTGCACGCCAGTCTGGCCGAGGAGGTCCGCGCCGCGTGCCCCGACGGCGGCGAGATCACGGTGTCGGCCGTGGACAGGATGCCGCTGGTGAAGTCGGTGGTGTGGGAGGCGCTGCGCATGAACCCGCCGGTGGAGTTCCAGTACGGGCGCGCGCGGCAGGACCTGGTGGTGGAGAGCCACGACGCGGCGTACCAGGTGCGCAAGGGCGAGATGCTGTTCGGGTACCAGCCCATGGCGACGCGCGACGAGCGCGTGTTCAAGGACGCCGGCGAGTTCGTACCGGAGCGGTTCGTGGACGGCGGCGAGCAGGCGAAGCTGCTGGGGAACGTGGTGTGGTCGAACGGGCCggaggacggcgtggcggcggaggggaacAAGCAGTGCCCCGGGAAGGAcatggtggtggcggtggggAGGCTGatggtggcgcagctgttccggcggtACGACACGTTCGCCGCCACCGTGGAGGACCTGCCGCTGGAGCCGATAGTTACGTTCACCTCGCTCACCAAGGCGGCGCCATTGACGGAGTAA
- the LOC127310415 gene encoding uncharacterized protein yields the protein MEHLVRDLAHRTRVYYLKEEGMAAFKVTVTLHARMVEKWIRGVKRDFLDAATTKCVRLDCEFTDLRKAVPQVLKDFLEDGNIRFCDAAIGNDVKKLRLDDIHITSTYDLQKVVPNPTTKPTPSLYDLANHTVGTNLEQKKKYNHKKMMDVATQEKEDELIFGWANYPLSYEQAHYSALDTHVGFDIARKHCILVGY from the exons ATGGAGCACCTCGTGCGTGACCTAGCTCATCGGACACGGGTGTACTACCTCAAGGAGGAAGGGATGGCGGCGTTCAAGGTCACGGTCACGCTCCATGCAAGAATGGTGGAGAAGTGGATCCGGGGCGTGAAGAGGGACTTTCTCGACGCCGCAACGACCAAGTGCGTCAGGTTGGACTGTGAGTTCACCGACCTTCGCAAGGCCG TGCCACAAGTGCTCAAGGATTTCTTGGAGGACGGGAACATCAGATTCTGTGACGCCGCTATCGGCAATGATGTGAAAAAGCTAAGACTCGACGACATTCACATCACTTCTACGTACGACCTCCAGAAGGTAGTCCCGAACCCCACCACCAAGCCCACTCCAAGTCTGTATGATTTGGCAAACCATACCGTTGGGACAAACCTTGAGCAGAAGAAGAAGTACAACCACAAGAAGATGATGGATGTCGCCACGCAAGAAAAAGAAGATGAGCTCATTTTTGGATGGGCCAATTATCCATTGAGCTACGAGCAAGCGCACTATTCAGCACTAGACACTCACGTGGGCTTCGATATTGCTAGAAAGCATTGTATTCTAGTTGGCTACTAG
- the LOC127310416 gene encoding uncharacterized protein: protein MGHLVHDPAHQTWVYYLKAEGMAAFKVTVTLHARMVEKWIRGVKRDFLNAATTKCVRLDCEFIDPRKAGEEKCAAVLQLSVAFEKLVFQIIHADIKVPQVLNNLLEDGNIRFCDAAIGNDVKKLRLDGIHWDKP, encoded by the coding sequence ATGGGGCACCTCGTGCACGACCCGGCTCATCAGACATGGGTGTACTACCTCAAGGCCGAAGGGATGGCGGCGTTCAAGGTCACGGTCACGCTCCATGCAAGAATGGTGGAGAAGTGGATCCGGGGCGTGAAGAGGGACTTTCTCAACGCCGCAACGACCAAGTGCGTCAGGTTGGACTGCGAGTTCATCGACCCTCGCAAGGCTGGTGAGGAGAAGTGCGCCGCCGTCCTTCAACTCTCGGTGGCGTTCGAGAAATTGGTGTTCCAGATTATTCATGCCGATATAAAAGTGCCACAAGTGCTCAATAATTTATTGGAGGACGGGAACATCAGATTCTGCGACGCCGCTATCGGCAATGATGTGAAAAAGCTAAGACTCGACGGCATTCATTGGGACAAACCTTGA